The proteins below are encoded in one region of Dasypus novemcinctus isolate mDasNov1 chromosome 13, mDasNov1.1.hap2, whole genome shotgun sequence:
- the LOC101434620 gene encoding cornifin alpha-like gives MNSQQQKQPCAPPPQLQQQQVKQPCQPPPQEPCVPVTKEPCLPKAPEPCLPKAPEPCLPKAPEPCLPKVPEPCLPKAPEPCLPKAPEPCLPKVPEPCLPKVPEPCPTVTPVPAQQKTKQK, from the coding sequence ATGAATTCCCAGCAGCAGAAGCAGCCTTGTGCCCCACCTCCTCAGCTTCAGCAGCAGCAGGTGAAACAGCCCTGCCAGCCTCCACCCCAGGAACCATGTGTCCCTGTAACCAAGGAGCCATGCCTCCCCAAGGCGCCTGAGCCATGCCTCCCCAAGGCACCTGAGCCCTGTCTCCCCAAGGCACCTGAACCGTGCCTCCCCAAGGTGCCTGAGCCATGCCTCCCCAAGGCACCTGAGCCCTGTCTCCCCAAGGCACCTGAACCGTGCCTCCCCAAGGTGCCTGAGCCGTGCCTTCCCAAGGTGCCTGAGCCATGCCCAACCGTCACTCCAGTGCCAGCCCAGCAGAAGACCAAGCAGAAGTAA